One Nitrospiria bacterium DNA segment encodes these proteins:
- a CDS encoding 4Fe-4S dicluster domain-containing protein yields MYLVANIDTEICGKTKCVLCTQFCPEANTIQFDKKKNSAYVSVDRCKGCMQCVWVCDTMARHHAIKMVMIDELPKEDFIISSQMKYEDAGLLKDADINMPHAVPAGSK; encoded by the coding sequence GTGTATCTTGTTGCCAACATTGATACTGAAATCTGCGGAAAAACAAAATGTGTTCTGTGTACCCAGTTCTGCCCCGAAGCGAATACCATTCAGTTCGATAAGAAAAAGAATTCGGCTTATGTTTCGGTGGATCGGTGCAAAGGGTGTATGCAGTGCGTTTGGGTTTGCGATACGATGGCAAGGCACCATGCCATCAAAATGGTTATGATTGACGAGTTGCCGAAGGAGGATTTCATCATTAGTTCTCAAATGAAGTATGAGGATGCGGGGTTGTTAAAGGACGCGGACATTAATATGCCACACGCAGTTCCAGCAGGGAGTAAATAA
- a CDS encoding 2-oxoacid:acceptor oxidoreductase family protein, which yields MKFNIRMAGLGGQGVVTASHILSTAVIHAGGESTIVPFYGSEKRMAPVESYVRVSELPIYEIGEILFPHIITVFHPQVITHGKSYTNPFHYGIKDNGLILVNARENIPLPPDEVKDLETKGVKTYTFPATLLAIETAGTDLATNMAIVGAIGAITQLTNLEAIDKAVKERFLGKGFVVSGGTAALDSVVERKFKHKQELLEKNMATVKAGWDYAMEHKWILGKTGTLKTPVSTG from the coding sequence ATGAAATTCAATATAAGAATGGCAGGCTTGGGAGGACAGGGGGTTGTTACAGCTTCCCACATCTTGTCCACTGCGGTGATTCATGCGGGGGGTGAGAGTACCATCGTTCCTTTTTACGGATCAGAAAAGAGGATGGCTCCTGTGGAGAGCTATGTTCGGGTATCCGAACTCCCTATCTATGAAATTGGGGAGATCCTTTTTCCCCATATCATTACGGTTTTTCATCCTCAGGTCATTACTCACGGAAAATCCTATACCAATCCCTTCCATTATGGCATCAAAGATAATGGACTCATCTTGGTCAACGCCCGAGAAAATATTCCCCTTCCCCCTGATGAAGTAAAGGATCTGGAGACAAAAGGAGTCAAAACCTATACCTTTCCCGCGACCTTACTGGCTATCGAAACCGCGGGAACCGATTTGGCCACCAATATGGCCATTGTGGGGGCCATTGGGGCCATTACCCAGTTGACCAATCTCGAGGCCATTGACAAAGCAGTTAAAGAACGATTTTTGGGAAAGGGTTTTGTGGTCTCTGGGGGTACAGCCGCTCTGGATTCCGTTGTCGAGAGGAAATTTAAGCATAAGCAGGAGTTACTCGAAAAGAACATGGCCACGGTGAAAGCCGGGTGGGATTATGCGATGGAGCATAAATGGATTCTGGGAAAAACGGGAACATTGAAAACGCCTGTGAGTACAGGGTAA
- a CDS encoding thiamine pyrophosphate-dependent enzyme gives MSLEYVKISPGFGKYVAKEYRDFVEHGPFGKQVSVSQLGTFKEALEEHPMCAGCAMTLFIRLAIIAFPNPEDTITVGTAGCGRLAISQAVIPFVYGNYGDTNAVASGLKRGLQLRFPEKHKDVVVMAGDGGLADIGFSMMMHSWFRGEKFTTIMLDNEVYGNTGGQESGMTNKGSVLKMAPMGKKFDKIAIPEMAKTAGCAYVAVVVPNSPRRVESVIKKAVLIAREVGPTYIQAYTSCNIEYAIPTDKVMEDAKEVEKDRYEFNEYITDEAKEYLATKWGYKEYQKKTPKPAEVTG, from the coding sequence ATGAGTTTAGAATATGTAAAGATTTCACCGGGTTTTGGAAAATATGTAGCCAAGGAATACCGTGATTTTGTTGAGCACGGTCCTTTTGGGAAGCAGGTTTCGGTCTCCCAACTTGGAACATTTAAAGAAGCTCTAGAAGAGCATCCGATGTGTGCGGGCTGTGCAATGACGCTTTTCATCCGCCTTGCCATTATTGCTTTTCCGAATCCAGAGGACACCATTACTGTTGGGACGGCAGGATGCGGACGTTTGGCCATTTCTCAGGCAGTCATTCCCTTTGTGTACGGAAATTATGGTGACACCAATGCGGTGGCCAGTGGACTGAAGAGGGGTCTTCAACTTCGCTTTCCCGAAAAACATAAAGATGTGGTGGTAATGGCGGGGGATGGGGGTTTGGCTGACATTGGTTTTTCGATGATGATGCATTCCTGGTTTCGCGGAGAAAAGTTTACCACCATTATGTTGGATAACGAGGTTTATGGAAACACAGGGGGGCAAGAAAGCGGAATGACCAACAAAGGGTCAGTCCTTAAAATGGCCCCCATGGGGAAGAAGTTTGATAAGATTGCCATTCCGGAAATGGCAAAAACAGCAGGCTGTGCATATGTTGCGGTTGTGGTTCCTAACAGTCCTCGGCGTGTGGAGTCGGTGATTAAGAAGGCCGTCTTGATCGCCCGTGAAGTGGGTCCCACCTATATTCAAGCATACACCTCCTGCAACATTGAATATGCCATTCCCACAGACAAGGTCATGGAAGATGCTAAAGAAGTTGAAAAAGACCGGTATGAGTTCAATGAGTACATTACTGATGAAGCCAAAGAATATTTGGCTACAAAGTGGGGATATAAAGAATACCAGAAAAAGACACCCAAACCGGCGGAGGTGACCGGATGA